A stretch of Clostridium sp. BJN0001 DNA encodes these proteins:
- the rplQ gene encoding 50S ribosomal protein L17: protein MAGYRKLGLPTDQRKAMLRNLVTSLLKHGRIETTDTRAKETRSLAEKMITLAKRGDLHARRQVLAYVQEELVVKNLFENVAPKYADKNGGYTRMIKKGPRRGDGAETVILELV, encoded by the coding sequence ATGGCAGGTTATCGTAAATTAGGTCTTCCAACAGATCAGAGAAAAGCGATGCTAAGAAATCTTGTTACTAGCCTTTTAAAACATGGTAGAATAGAAACTACTGATACTAGAGCAAAAGAAACAAGATCTTTAGCAGAAAAAATGATTACTCTTGCAAAAAGAGGAGATCTTCATGCTAGAAGACAGGTTTTAGCTTATGTTCAAGAAGAGTTAGTTGTTAAAAATTTATTTGAGAATGTAGCTCCTAAGTATGCTGACAAGAATGGCGGATATACTAGAATGATTAAAAAAGGTCCTAGAAGAGGGGACGGAGCTGAAACTGTAATACTTGAATTAGTATAA
- the rpsM gene encoding 30S ribosomal protein S13 — protein sequence MARIAGIDLPREKRVEIGLTYIYGIGLSTSQKILKVTGINPDTRIKDLTEEEVNEIRTYVNKNLMVEGDLRRDVALNIKRLVEIGSYRGIRHRRGLPVRGQKTKTNARTRKGPKKTIANRKK from the coding sequence ATGGCAAGAATAGCAGGTATTGACTTACCAAGAGAAAAAAGAGTTGAAATAGGTTTAACTTATATATATGGAATAGGTTTATCTACTTCACAGAAAATTCTAAAAGTTACTGGAATTAATCCAGATACTAGAATTAAAGACTTGACTGAAGAAGAAGTTAATGAAATCAGAACTTACGTCAACAAAAACCTAATGGTTGAAGGAGACTTAAGAAGAGATGTTGCTTTAAATATTAAGAGATTAGTTGAAATAGGATCATATAGAGGAATTAGACATAGAAGAGGTCTTCCAGTAAGAGGACAGAAAACTAAAACTAATGCTAGAACAAGAAAAGGTCCTAAAAAGACTATAGCAAACAGAAAGAAATAA
- a CDS encoding energy-coupling factor transporter transmembrane component T, which yields MLKDITIGQYIPGDSFVHKLDPRTKIIISLLFIACLFIINKFIGYPVVILFLLAVIINAKIPFKIIFNGMKPIFLLVVLTAVLNIFMIKGVNEVPLWKWGFLSIYPEGLRVAAFMAIRLVLLIVGTSILTLTTSPIQLTDGIEILLRPIGKEMAHELAMMMTIALRFIPTLMDETDKIMKAQKARGADFETGGLIKKAKSLVPLLVPLFINSFRRADELAIAMEARGYKGGEGRTRMNVLKFSVRDVIASIIFALLCAFSFVVRFVL from the coding sequence ATGCTTAAGGATATTACAATTGGGCAGTATATACCTGGGGATTCTTTTGTTCATAAACTTGATCCAAGAACAAAGATTATCATATCTCTTTTATTTATAGCATGTTTATTTATTATAAATAAATTTATAGGATATCCTGTAGTAATTTTATTTTTGCTTGCAGTAATAATTAATGCAAAAATACCTTTTAAGATAATATTTAATGGGATGAAACCTATTTTCCTTTTAGTTGTACTTACAGCGGTACTTAATATATTTATGATAAAAGGAGTTAATGAAGTTCCTTTATGGAAATGGGGTTTTTTATCAATTTATCCTGAAGGCTTAAGAGTAGCTGCATTCATGGCAATAAGATTAGTGCTTCTTATCGTAGGAACATCTATTTTAACGCTTACAACATCTCCTATACAGCTTACAGATGGTATTGAGATACTCTTAAGGCCTATAGGAAAAGAAATGGCACATGAGCTTGCTATGATGATGACAATAGCTCTTAGATTTATTCCTACACTTATGGATGAAACTGATAAAATAATGAAAGCACAAAAAGCTAGAGGTGCAGATTTTGAAACAGGCGGCCTTATAAAGAAAGCGAAGAGCTTAGTACCACTTTTAGTACCTTTATTTATAAATTCGTTTAGAAGAGCTGATGAGCTTGCTATAGCGATGGAAGCAAGGGGATATAAAGGTGGAGAAGGCAGAACTAGAATGAATGTTTTAAAATTCTCTGTAAGAGACGTTATAGCATCTATAATATTTGCTTTATTATGCGCATTTTCATTTGTAGTGAGATTTGTTTTATAA
- a CDS encoding DNA-directed RNA polymerase subunit alpha codes for MLEIEKPKIECVEANEDGTYGKYAVEPLERGYGITLGNALRRILLSSLPGVAPTSVKIDGVLHEFSTVQGVKEDVTELILNIKSLALKMNGEGPQIIYIDAKGPGEVTGADIKTDGDVEVVNKDLHIATLDDNGKLYMELTVNKGRGYVTQNKNKSDELPLSSIAVDSIYTPVKRVNFTVDNTRVGQITDYDRLTLEIWTNGTIKIDEAISLSAKILIEHFKLFMSLTDNTNDVEIMIEKEEDKKEKVLEMTVEELDLSVRSYNCLKRAGINTVQELASKSMDDMMKVRNLGKKSLEEVERKLKELGLCLKLSEE; via the coding sequence ATGTTAGAAATCGAAAAACCAAAAATTGAATGTGTTGAAGCTAATGAAGACGGAACTTATGGAAAGTATGCTGTAGAACCACTTGAAAGAGGATATGGTATCACTCTTGGAAACGCATTAAGAAGAATTTTATTATCTTCTCTTCCAGGAGTTGCACCAACTTCTGTTAAGATTGATGGTGTACTTCATGAGTTCTCAACTGTTCAAGGAGTTAAGGAAGATGTTACTGAGTTAATTCTTAACATTAAATCTTTAGCTTTAAAAATGAATGGTGAAGGTCCACAGATTATTTATATAGATGCTAAAGGACCTGGTGAAGTAACTGGAGCTGATATAAAAACTGATGGTGATGTTGAAGTTGTAAATAAGGATTTACATATTGCAACTTTAGACGACAATGGAAAATTATATATGGAATTAACAGTTAATAAGGGAAGAGGTTATGTAACTCAGAACAAGAATAAGAGTGATGAATTACCTTTATCTTCAATTGCAGTTGATTCTATTTATACACCAGTAAAAAGAGTTAATTTTACTGTAGACAATACAAGAGTTGGCCAAATAACTGATTATGATAGATTAACATTAGAAATTTGGACTAATGGTACTATCAAAATTGACGAAGCTATTAGTTTGTCAGCCAAGATATTAATTGAACATTTCAAATTATTCATGTCATTGACAGATAACACTAATGACGTGGAAATTATGATAGAAAAAGAAGAAGATAAAAAAGAGAAAGTACTAGAGATGACTGTAGAAGAACTTGATCTTTCAGTTAGATCATATAACTGTTTAAAGAGAGCAGGAATCAATACAGTTCAAGAACTTGCATCTAAGTCAATGGACGATATGATGAAAGTAAGAAATCTAGGAAAGAAATCTTTAGAAGAAGTTGAAAGAAAACTTAAGGAATTAGGCTTATGCTTAAAACTTAGTGAGGAGTAA
- a CDS encoding energy-coupling factor transporter ATPase: MSINIKNLTHIYSPGTPFERKALDNVSVDIEDGEFVALIGHTGSGKSTLIQHMNGLLKPTSGSIIVDGTDITSKNTKLSDIRKKVGLVFQYPEYQLFEETIAKDIAFGPSNLGLSEEEINKRVIKAMEMVGLDYETYKDNSPFELSGGQKRRVAIAGVVAMNPKTLILDEPTAGLDPKGRDDILSQIDELHKKYNMTIIIVSHSMEDVANIAEHIIVMNDGRVELEGSPSKVFKEVDKLESIGLAVPQVTYLVKKLKEKGFDISDEVYTIEDAKKELLKLFKNNKVRGQ, encoded by the coding sequence ATGTCAATTAATATAAAGAATTTAACACATATTTATAGTCCAGGAACACCTTTTGAGAGAAAAGCTTTAGATAATGTTTCTGTAGATATAGAAGATGGTGAGTTTGTAGCACTTATTGGTCATACTGGTTCTGGAAAATCAACACTTATTCAGCATATGAACGGACTTTTAAAACCTACAAGTGGAAGCATAATAGTTGATGGAACTGACATAACAAGTAAAAATACAAAGCTTTCAGATATAAGAAAAAAGGTAGGTCTTGTATTCCAGTATCCTGAATATCAGCTTTTTGAAGAGACAATAGCAAAAGATATAGCTTTTGGACCTTCAAATTTAGGACTTTCTGAAGAGGAAATAAATAAACGAGTAATTAAGGCTATGGAAATGGTAGGTCTTGATTATGAAACTTATAAGGATAATTCTCCATTTGAGCTTAGTGGTGGTCAAAAGAGAAGAGTTGCAATTGCAGGTGTAGTTGCCATGAATCCTAAAACTCTTATCTTAGATGAGCCTACAGCAGGTCTTGATCCTAAGGGAAGAGACGACATATTAAGTCAGATAGACGAGCTTCATAAGAAATATAATATGACAATAATAATAGTAAGTCATAGTATGGAAGATGTTGCCAATATAGCAGAACATATTATAGTTATGAATGATGGAAGAGTTGAACTTGAAGGATCACCTTCTAAAGTTTTCAAAGAGGTAGATAAGCTTGAAAGCATAGGTCTTGCAGTACCTCAAGTTACATATCTTGTCAAGAAACTTAAAGAAAAAGGTTTTGATATATCAGATGAGGTGTATACAATAGAGGATGCAAAAAAAGAGCTTTTAAAACTTTTTAAAAATAATAAAGTAAGGGGGCAGTAA
- the rplM gene encoding 50S ribosomal protein L13, whose amino-acid sequence MKSYIAKAQEIERKWYVVDAAGKPLGRVASQVASILRGKNKPIFTPNVDCGDFVIVINAEKVVLTGKKLDQKLYRKHSLYAGGLKETPYREFLAKKPEFAFQEAVRRMLPNGVLGRQMLKKLRVYKGEDHTHDAQKPEVLELRY is encoded by the coding sequence ATGAAATCATACATTGCGAAAGCACAAGAAATTGAAAGAAAATGGTATGTTGTTGACGCTGCTGGAAAGCCTTTAGGAAGAGTTGCTAGTCAGGTTGCTTCAATATTAAGAGGTAAGAATAAACCAATATTCACACCAAACGTTGATTGCGGAGATTTTGTTATAGTAATCAATGCTGAAAAGGTAGTTTTAACAGGAAAGAAATTAGATCAGAAGCTATATAGAAAGCATAGTCTTTATGCAGGTGGATTAAAGGAAACTCCATATAGAGAATTCTTAGCTAAGAAACCTGAATTTGCATTCCAGGAAGCAGTAAGAAGAATGCTTCCAAATGGTGTATTAGGAAGACAGATGTTAAAGAAATTAAGAGTATACAAAGGCGAAGATCA
- a CDS encoding energy-coupling factor transporter ATPase: protein MDSNTMIECNDVVFKYVRVEEDRKEETYAVNHVDLKVKKGEFLAILGHNGSGKSTIAKHMNALLIPTEGNVVVDGLNTKDSENLWKIREKAGMVFQNPDNQMVATIVEEDVAFGPENLGVESKEIRKRVDESLERVGMLKFKKHAPHLLSGGQKQRVAIAGVLAIKPECIIFDEPTAMLDPSGRKDVLNTIKEINEKYGMSIVLITHYMDEAAQADRIVVMDDGVIKMEGKPKDIFCQVEKMKQLGLDVPQVTELAYELEKDGINISTKILNVDEMVNEICQLI, encoded by the coding sequence ATGGACAGTAATACAATGATAGAATGCAATGATGTTGTATTTAAATACGTAAGAGTTGAAGAAGACAGAAAAGAAGAAACATATGCTGTAAATCATGTTGATTTGAAAGTTAAAAAAGGCGAATTTTTAGCTATTCTTGGTCATAATGGTTCTGGGAAATCAACTATTGCTAAACATATGAATGCACTTTTAATACCAACAGAAGGAAATGTAGTAGTTGATGGATTAAATACGAAGGATTCGGAAAATCTATGGAAGATAAGAGAAAAAGCAGGAATGGTATTTCAAAATCCTGATAATCAAATGGTTGCAACTATAGTTGAAGAAGATGTAGCATTTGGTCCTGAAAATTTAGGTGTTGAATCTAAAGAGATAAGAAAAAGAGTAGATGAAAGCCTTGAAAGAGTTGGAATGCTAAAGTTTAAAAAACATGCACCACATCTATTATCTGGTGGTCAGAAGCAGAGAGTTGCAATTGCTGGGGTACTTGCAATTAAACCAGAATGTATTATTTTTGATGAGCCAACAGCAATGCTTGATCCATCAGGAAGAAAGGATGTACTTAATACAATAAAAGAAATAAATGAGAAGTATGGTATGTCTATAGTATTAATTACACATTACATGGATGAAGCTGCACAGGCAGATAGAATAGTTGTAATGGATGATGGAGTTATAAAGATGGAGGGTAAGCCTAAGGATATATTTTGTCAGGTTGAAAAGATGAAACAGCTTGGACTTGATGTACCACAGGTTACTGAACTAGCTTATGAACTTGAAAAAGATGGAATTAATATAAGTACCAAAATATTAAATGTAGATGAGATGGTGAATGAGATATGTCAATTAATATAA
- the rpsD gene encoding 30S ribosomal protein S4, with translation MARYTGATCRLCRREGMKLFLKGDRCFTDKCAFDRRSYAPGQHGADRKKVSNYGVQLREKQKAKRIYGVLEKQFRAYYKKAEKIKGITGENLLKLLEMRLDNVIYKLGYGASRSEARQLVTHGHFLVNGKKVDICSYKVSVNDVITVCEKSRGTERFKTFMENPKTLPKWLEANADNYEGKVIAEPSREDIDVPVNETLIVELYSK, from the coding sequence ATGGCAAGATATACTGGAGCTACATGCAGATTATGTAGAAGAGAAGGCATGAAACTATTTCTTAAGGGAGATAGATGTTTTACAGATAAATGTGCTTTTGATAGAAGAAGCTATGCACCAGGACAACATGGAGCAGATAGAAAGAAAGTATCAAACTACGGTGTACAGTTAAGAGAAAAGCAGAAAGCTAAGAGAATATACGGCGTATTAGAAAAGCAGTTTAGAGCTTATTATAAGAAAGCTGAAAAGATTAAAGGTATTACAGGTGAAAACTTACTAAAATTATTAGAAATGAGATTAGATAACGTAATATATAAATTAGGTTATGGTGCATCTAGAAGTGAAGCTAGACAGTTAGTTACTCACGGACATTTCTTAGTAAATGGTAAGAAAGTTGACATCTGTTCTTATAAAGTATCAGTTAATGATGTAATCACAGTTTGTGAAAAGAGCAGAGGAACTGAAAGATTTAAGACTTTCATGGAAAATCCAAAGACTTTACCAAAATGGTTAGAAGCTAATGCTGATAATTATGAAGGAAAGGTAATAGCAGAGCCATCAAGAGAGGATATCGATGTGCCTGTTAACGAAACACTTATTGTTGAGTTATACAGTAAATAA
- the rpsK gene encoding 30S ribosomal protein S11: MAAQKAKKTRRRKERKNIEHGAAHIKSTFNNSIVTLTDVAGNALSWSSAGALGFKGSKKSTPFAAQMAAENAAKSAMEHGLKSIEVYVKGPGSGREAAIRSLQAAGLEVTLIKDVTPIPHNGCRPPKRRRV, from the coding sequence ATGGCAGCTCAAAAAGCAAAAAAGACTAGAAGAAGAAAAGAAAGAAAAAATATTGAGCATGGTGCTGCACACATTAAATCAACTTTTAATAACTCAATAGTTACTTTAACAGATGTAGCTGGAAATGCTTTATCATGGTCTAGTGCAGGAGCATTAGGTTTTAAAGGATCTAAGAAGAGTACTCCATTTGCAGCTCAGATGGCAGCAGAAAATGCAGCAAAGTCAGCAATGGAACACGGTTTAAAAAGTATAGAGGTTTATGTAAAAGGACCTGGTTCAGGAAGAGAAGCAGCTATCAGATCCTTACAAGCAGCAGGACTTGAAGTAACTTTAATTAAAGATGTTACTCCAATACCACACAATGGTTGTAGACCACCAAAGAGAAGAAGAGTTTAA
- the truA gene encoding tRNA pseudouridine(38-40) synthase TruA translates to MNKLKEEEKIKRQSDEYKNIKLILEFDGTDFCGWQSQPVGRTIQQTVEKAIFKATGEEVLLNGSSRTDAGVHAKGLVANFYTKSTIPGEKFREAVNVRLPSDVSIVKSENVNKDFHARYSSLGKTYSYTIINRYERLSFGSRYKYHVRNKLDFNKMQVSCGYFLGRHDFKGFMSPGSSIKTTVRTIKDLHMTKYKDEIKIYITADGFLYNMVRIIVGTLIKVGSGRLQPQDIKKIIETGNRKMAGMVVPPNGLVLEKVYY, encoded by the coding sequence ATGAATAAATTAAAAGAAGAAGAGAAAATAAAACGCCAAAGTGATGAATATAAAAATATAAAGCTTATTTTGGAGTTTGATGGAACAGATTTTTGTGGATGGCAGAGCCAGCCTGTTGGGAGAACAATACAGCAGACTGTAGAAAAAGCCATATTTAAAGCAACTGGTGAAGAGGTACTTTTAAATGGAAGCTCAAGAACAGATGCGGGAGTACATGCAAAAGGACTTGTTGCAAATTTTTATACAAAGAGTACCATTCCTGGAGAAAAATTTAGGGAAGCCGTTAATGTAAGGCTTCCAAGTGACGTATCAATAGTTAAATCTGAAAATGTTAATAAAGATTTTCATGCGAGGTATTCTTCTCTTGGAAAGACATATTCATATACTATTATAAATAGATATGAGAGACTTTCATTTGGAAGCAGATATAAGTATCATGTTAGAAATAAGCTTGATTTTAATAAAATGCAGGTAAGCTGTGGATATTTTCTAGGCAGACATGATTTTAAAGGCTTTATGTCTCCAGGAAGTTCTATAAAAACAACAGTTAGAACTATTAAGGATCTTCATATGACAAAGTATAAAGACGAAATAAAAATATATATTACAGCTGATGGCTTTTTGTATAACATGGTAAGAATAATAGTTGGAACGCTTATAAAAGTGGGCAGCGGAAGACTTCAGCCTCAGGATATAAAAAAGATAATAGAAACAGGAAATAGAAAGATGGCAGGGATGGTAGTTCCTCCAAATGGTCTTGTTTTAGAAAAAGTGTATTATTAA